The following proteins come from a genomic window of Novosphingobium aromaticivorans DSM 12444:
- the mfd gene encoding transcription-repair coupling factor, whose amino-acid sequence MSDLDRILSAKSPLTLSSVARGAQPLVLADLARAARGRTVFIAPDEAAMRAIVDSAAYFAPDLDVIDFPAWDCLPFDRASPALSVSARRLAALQKLQHTRSGPQLLVTTINAALQRVLTPFRIRESTRLLTPGTEIGRESLIALLQRQGYSRTDTVVDAGEYAVRGSVFDIFPSGLDHGLRLDFFGDELETLRLFDPNTQRSVQPVETHLLLPASEALLDEDSIKRFRSRYREMFGANATGDPLYQAISDGRRLAGMEHWLPLFEDRVVTLFDHLGENDLVLIDTTAIKAAEQRIADIADYHQSRLDSSSKAPGSYRPLSESALYLTRDELDRALAGWPVHRTTIFAEPESKHVIDFGFASSHDFTPERAAAGSGGGNIYEAAAKYISALGTRGKKPIIAAYTSGSRSRLASLLAEAGKFTPQIAENWQQALGLAASGKPVAIVLPLEQGFANDDLELLTEQDILGDRLVRRKRKRKDADAFLAELSALTPGDLVVHMDHGIGRYIGLEAVAVGASPHDCVQLEYAGGDKLYIPVENLDVLSRYGSDAEGVSLDKLGGEAWQRRKARMRERILEMAGQLMATAAHRALRQGLVLPVDPASYGPFIDRFPWDETEDQERAIDDVLGDMAEGKPMDRLVCGDVGFGKTEVALRAAFVAAMQGVQVAVVAPTTLLARQHYANFVERFNGFPLQIGRLSRLVPAKEASETRAGLADGRVDIVIGTHALLSKSVEFKRLGLVIVDEEQRFGVTHKEKLKELKADVHVLTLTATPIPRTLQMAMSGLRELSTIQTPPVDRLATRTYVMPWDDMVMREALLREHQRGGQSFIVVPRIADMPELEEWLRLNVPEVRFVTAHGQMSPTEVEDRMGAFYEKKYEVLLSTTIVESGIDIPSANTIVIHRADRFGLAQLYQLRGRVGRGKIRAYAYLTVPEDMALSEVAEKRLKVLGDLDSLGAGFQLASHDLDIRGAGNLLGDEQSGHIKEVGFELYQSMLEDAILAAKAGDIGLAREREALSPQITLDAPIMIPEDYVPDLAVRMALYRRMNDADGPDAVEALAAEMIDRFGPLPAPTQNLLRLIEVKRQAIAANIAKIDVGPKGALVSFHKDTFPDPVGLIGYVERLNGVAKLRPDNKLVIQRAWGTAEGRLNGLVQLTKGLSAIARRARKAA is encoded by the coding sequence ATGTCCGATCTCGACCGCATCCTGTCGGCCAAGTCGCCGCTAACCCTGTCGTCCGTAGCACGCGGCGCGCAGCCGCTCGTGCTCGCCGACCTTGCTCGCGCTGCGCGCGGCCGCACCGTATTCATCGCGCCCGACGAGGCCGCCATGCGCGCCATTGTCGACAGCGCGGCATACTTCGCCCCGGACCTCGACGTCATAGACTTTCCGGCATGGGACTGCCTGCCGTTCGACCGCGCTTCGCCGGCGCTTTCCGTCAGCGCCCGCCGTCTGGCCGCATTGCAGAAGCTGCAGCACACGCGTTCCGGCCCCCAGCTTCTCGTCACGACGATCAATGCCGCGCTCCAGCGCGTACTCACGCCCTTCCGCATCCGCGAATCCACACGCCTGCTCACGCCCGGCACCGAAATCGGCCGGGAAAGCCTGATCGCTCTCCTCCAGCGACAGGGCTATTCGCGCACTGACACCGTCGTCGATGCGGGCGAATACGCAGTGCGCGGTTCGGTCTTCGACATCTTTCCGTCAGGCCTCGACCACGGCCTCAGGCTCGACTTCTTCGGAGACGAACTGGAAACCCTGCGCCTGTTCGATCCGAACACCCAACGCTCGGTGCAGCCGGTAGAAACGCATCTTCTGCTCCCGGCAAGCGAAGCCCTGCTCGATGAAGACAGCATCAAGCGCTTCCGCAGTCGCTATCGCGAAATGTTCGGCGCGAACGCCACTGGCGACCCGCTGTATCAGGCAATCAGCGATGGCCGCCGCCTTGCCGGAATGGAACACTGGCTGCCGCTGTTCGAGGACAGGGTCGTCACGCTCTTCGATCACCTTGGCGAGAACGATCTCGTCCTGATCGACACGACCGCGATCAAGGCGGCCGAGCAGCGCATCGCGGACATCGCGGACTATCATCAGTCGCGTCTGGATTCGTCGTCCAAGGCGCCGGGGAGCTATCGCCCGCTCTCGGAAAGCGCCCTGTACCTTACGCGTGACGAACTGGATCGCGCCCTGGCGGGCTGGCCCGTCCACCGCACCACGATCTTTGCCGAGCCGGAATCGAAGCACGTCATCGATTTCGGCTTTGCGTCCAGTCACGATTTCACCCCCGAACGCGCGGCGGCGGGAAGTGGCGGCGGGAACATCTACGAAGCAGCCGCCAAATACATCTCGGCGCTCGGCACGCGCGGCAAGAAGCCGATCATTGCCGCTTATACCTCGGGGTCGCGTTCGCGCCTTGCCTCGCTTCTGGCCGAGGCAGGCAAGTTCACGCCTCAGATAGCAGAGAACTGGCAGCAGGCACTGGGCCTTGCCGCATCGGGCAAGCCGGTCGCCATCGTCCTGCCGCTCGAACAGGGCTTCGCCAACGACGACCTCGAACTGCTTACCGAGCAGGACATCCTGGGCGACCGCCTCGTCCGCAGGAAAAGGAAGCGCAAGGACGCCGATGCCTTCCTGGCCGAGCTTTCCGCGCTTACCCCGGGCGATCTGGTGGTCCACATGGATCACGGCATCGGGCGCTACATCGGGCTGGAAGCCGTCGCCGTCGGCGCTTCTCCCCATGACTGCGTCCAGCTCGAATACGCCGGTGGCGACAAGCTCTACATCCCCGTCGAGAATCTCGACGTACTCTCTCGCTACGGCTCGGACGCCGAGGGCGTGTCGCTCGACAAGCTCGGCGGCGAGGCATGGCAGCGCCGCAAGGCGCGCATGCGCGAGCGCATCCTCGAGATGGCCGGCCAGCTCATGGCAACGGCCGCGCATCGCGCCCTTCGACAGGGTCTGGTCCTGCCGGTCGACCCCGCCAGCTACGGCCCCTTCATCGACCGCTTCCCCTGGGACGAAACGGAAGACCAGGAGCGCGCCATCGACGACGTCCTCGGAGACATGGCCGAGGGCAAGCCGATGGATCGTCTGGTCTGCGGCGATGTCGGCTTCGGCAAGACCGAGGTTGCCCTCCGCGCTGCGTTTGTCGCGGCGATGCAAGGCGTTCAGGTGGCCGTGGTTGCGCCAACTACCCTGCTCGCGCGGCAGCACTACGCGAACTTCGTCGAACGTTTCAACGGCTTCCCCCTCCAGATCGGCCGCCTCTCACGCCTCGTGCCGGCCAAGGAAGCCAGCGAAACGAGGGCCGGGCTTGCAGATGGGCGAGTCGATATCGTCATCGGCACACACGCGCTGCTGTCGAAGTCGGTCGAGTTCAAGCGCCTGGGCCTTGTCATCGTGGACGAGGAACAGCGCTTTGGCGTGACCCACAAGGAGAAGCTCAAGGAACTGAAGGCGGACGTCCACGTCCTGACTCTCACAGCCACTCCGATTCCGCGCACGCTGCAGATGGCGATGTCCGGGCTACGCGAGCTTTCGACGATCCAGACCCCGCCGGTCGATCGCCTCGCCACGCGCACCTACGTCATGCCGTGGGACGACATGGTCATGCGCGAAGCCCTCCTGCGCGAACACCAGCGCGGCGGGCAGAGTTTCATCGTCGTGCCGCGCATTGCCGACATGCCGGAACTCGAGGAATGGCTCCGGCTCAATGTCCCCGAAGTTCGCTTCGTCACCGCGCACGGCCAGATGAGCCCGACCGAAGTCGAGGACCGCATGGGCGCTTTCTACGAGAAAAAGTACGAAGTGCTGCTGTCCACCACCATCGTGGAAAGCGGCATCGACATTCCTTCGGCCAACACCATCGTCATCCACCGCGCCGACCGCTTCGGGCTCGCCCAGCTCTACCAGCTTCGCGGGCGCGTCGGTCGCGGCAAAATCCGCGCCTACGCCTATCTTACCGTGCCCGAGGACATGGCCCTGTCCGAAGTCGCGGAAAAGCGCCTCAAGGTGCTCGGCGACCTCGACAGCCTCGGCGCCGGCTTCCAGCTCGCCAGCCATGATCTCGACATTCGCGGCGCCGGCAACCTGCTGGGCGACGAGCAGTCGGGCCATATCAAGGAAGTCGGCTTCGAACTCTACCAGTCGATGCTCGAGGACGCGATCCTCGCCGCCAAGGCAGGCGACATCGGCCTTGCCCGCGAGCGCGAGGCCTTGAGCCCGCAAATTACCCTCGACGCCCCTATCATGATCCCCGAGGACTACGTTCCCGACCTCGCCGTGCGCATGGCGCTCTACCGCCGCATGAACGACGCCGACGGACCGGATGCGGTCGAGGCATTGGCCGCCGAGATGATCGACCGCTTCGGCCCCCTGCCCGCGCCCACGCAGAACCTGCTGCGCCTGATCGAAGTAAAGCGCCAGGCCATCGCGGCAAACATCGCCAAGATCGACGTGGGCCCCAAGGGCGCGCTGGTCAGCTTCCACAAGGACACCTTCCCCGACCCGGTCGGCCTCATCGGCTATGTCGAGCGCCTGAACGGCGTCGCCAAGCTGCGCCCGGACAACAAGCTCGTCATCCAGCGTGCATGGGGAACGGCGGAGGGACGGCTCAACGGCCTCGTGCAGCTCACCAAGGGCCTCTCGGCGATCGCCCGTCGTGCCAGGAAAGCGGCCTAG
- a CDS encoding bifunctional diguanylate cyclase/phosphodiesterase, with amino-acid sequence MDSAIPPDAIDDESRDTLTGLAGIASASDWLDRNGAKGFVHAMLLGLHRFRSVNLAYGQSAGDIALVELAQRIRIFADEEIGGDTLVARVGGGDFLVASAGKVSRERWQWLAEALARRVSRVLPLRGEELQLAPRIALLRGQPGEGGPALLDRLDQALTTLQQQPARRLQWADGSHLARGRSAARLEADMIGAMARDEIGIVFQPQYAVAGGDIVGVEALARWDHPQLGRIGAETLFALAERGDHVAQVSRHIAGRAMWQAVEWKPVIPLSLNITAEDLGDDRLVEDCRLLLAQTGYPPSSLTVEVTEHALIADFERSAAALEQLARLGVRIALDDFGAGYANFRTLKALPVNTLKLDASLVRDIDRDPRDRAILRAIVAMARALGQKVVVEGIERESQLQVLAAEGCDAFQGFLRSGPIPADQIAALSR; translated from the coding sequence ATGGACAGCGCCATCCCGCCAGACGCGATCGACGACGAATCCCGCGACACTTTGACGGGCCTTGCAGGCATCGCCTCCGCGAGCGACTGGCTGGATCGGAACGGGGCCAAAGGCTTCGTTCACGCCATGCTGTTGGGCCTGCACCGGTTCCGGTCGGTGAACCTGGCTTACGGGCAGTCGGCGGGAGACATCGCGCTGGTCGAGCTGGCCCAACGCATTCGGATCTTTGCCGACGAGGAGATTGGTGGCGATACTTTGGTCGCGCGCGTCGGTGGCGGCGATTTCCTTGTTGCAAGCGCCGGCAAGGTCAGCCGGGAGCGGTGGCAGTGGCTTGCCGAAGCCCTGGCGCGGCGCGTGTCGCGAGTGCTGCCGCTTCGGGGAGAGGAGCTACAACTGGCGCCTCGCATTGCGCTGCTCCGAGGGCAGCCCGGGGAGGGTGGCCCGGCGTTGCTCGATCGGCTGGACCAGGCGCTTACGACCCTTCAGCAGCAGCCGGCGCGCCGCCTTCAGTGGGCCGATGGGTCGCATCTTGCGCGGGGGAGGAGCGCCGCGCGACTGGAAGCCGACATGATCGGGGCAATGGCAAGGGACGAAATCGGCATCGTCTTCCAGCCGCAGTACGCGGTGGCCGGAGGGGATATCGTGGGGGTGGAGGCGCTGGCCCGTTGGGATCATCCGCAGCTGGGAAGGATAGGCGCCGAAACGCTGTTCGCCTTGGCCGAGCGTGGAGACCACGTGGCGCAGGTTTCGCGGCACATTGCCGGTCGCGCGATGTGGCAGGCCGTAGAATGGAAACCCGTTATTCCACTTTCACTGAACATCACGGCTGAGGATCTCGGGGACGACCGCCTTGTCGAGGATTGCCGCTTGCTGCTGGCACAGACGGGTTATCCTCCTTCGAGCCTGACTGTCGAGGTTACCGAACATGCCCTGATCGCCGACTTCGAACGTTCCGCCGCCGCACTCGAGCAGCTTGCCCGGCTAGGCGTGAGGATCGCGCTCGACGATTTCGGCGCCGGCTATGCCAACTTCCGTACGCTCAAGGCCCTCCCGGTGAACACCTTGAAGCTCGACGCATCCCTGGTCAGGGACATCGACCGCGACCCGCGCGACCGGGCGATCCTGCGGGCCATCGTGGCAATGGCGCGTGCGCTGGGCCAGAAGGTTGTCGTCGAGGGTATCGAACGGGAAAGCCAGCTACAGGTGCTTGCAGCGGAAGGATGTGACGCCTTCCAGGGGTTCTTGCGGTCAGGCCCGATCCCCGCCGATCAGATTGCCGCACTCTCCCGCTAG
- a CDS encoding NAD kinase: MTMPEFARLALLASPTDRAQDACEALRKGRDWVPLEEADAAVVIGGDGFMLQTLHTMIDIDHIVPAFGLNLGTVGFLMNKYRSARSIEERLAKATRIAVSPLRMTATTNTGEIQSFCAINEVSILRETRQTAKLEVSVNGKVRMPELACDGVLVATPAGSTAYNLSANGPILPLSSNMLALTPISPFRPRRWRGAILPETYEIVFKALESVKRPVLVVADQKEVRDVSEVRVKAWPEHRLTLMFDRGQSLEDRIFAEQFMV; encoded by the coding sequence ATGACAATGCCGGAATTTGCGCGCCTTGCCCTTCTGGCATCGCCTACGGATCGGGCGCAGGATGCCTGCGAGGCCCTGCGCAAGGGCCGCGACTGGGTCCCGCTGGAGGAAGCCGATGCCGCCGTGGTGATCGGTGGCGACGGGTTCATGCTCCAGACCTTGCACACCATGATCGACATCGATCACATCGTGCCGGCCTTCGGCCTGAACCTCGGCACCGTCGGCTTCCTGATGAACAAGTACCGGTCGGCCAGGTCGATCGAGGAACGGCTCGCCAAGGCGACGAGGATTGCCGTTTCGCCACTGCGCATGACGGCGACGACCAACACCGGCGAAATCCAGTCGTTTTGCGCAATCAACGAAGTCTCGATCCTTCGCGAAACGCGCCAGACCGCGAAACTGGAAGTCAGCGTGAACGGCAAGGTGCGGATGCCGGAACTCGCCTGCGACGGCGTGCTTGTCGCGACCCCGGCAGGCTCCACAGCCTACAACCTGTCGGCGAACGGCCCTATCCTGCCGCTCTCGTCCAACATGCTGGCACTGACCCCGATCAGCCCCTTCCGACCGCGCCGCTGGCGCGGCGCAATCCTTCCCGAGACGTACGAGATCGTGTTCAAGGCACTCGAATCGGTCAAGCGGCCGGTCCTCGTGGTGGCCGACCAGAAGGAAGTCCGCGACGTAAGCGAAGTGCGCGTGAAGGCTTGGCCGGAGCATCGCCTGACCCTGATGTTCGACCGTGGGCAGAGTCTGGAGGACCGCATCTTCGCCGAACAGTTCATGGTTTGA
- a CDS encoding CHAT domain-containing protein gives MSPRRMLSAKNSRLGGHFAKTTLSIAALACAMPAVAGGTGQPLSVRNSFRIGSSGVTCTAQNAPLDKRLGGIFDRGYRLSCRDAAGAVGTLIAVRREVLPGSEPTGLSGVTLACGADGFVAIDAVGRVNAANCRDQDANVEYKRYAVTRRGVTYFVEGLAGYDPALRLALASVVNDAPVPGEIRVATTEVSDPAAFARVQAGQLDRLGARDEGYLRNNGGRYAESAEFFEALASRDRASGGAGLAEALANQGLQQSNLGNFAAAERLFGQAAAAPGGRDGVTQRLVRNYRAINQLNQRKPVAAINALAEPVAAVSVSFDRDSLVLGLINMPLAEQINRESSALKRLGAVDPGLTETERAEILDAQADSLRATAARLQGKYDVAVTGFEIAGRRLDAVRGGRVASAGWLRSEIQIELALLAEAQGRNADAATAFDRAIAIIDSAFPQSPALLSAQARKAAWLGRSGDEAGALALYAHVVDQSLAVPDAGTTLRDLLGPYFGLLAKRNGAGNASAMFAASQVLQRPGVAQTQAVLARQMSEGNDEAAALFRLSLARSRDIARTEAMVEQLSALTGLTEQQAASLKAAQDNLASLKRDQTALVSKLAAYPRYNVLAPKGVELAELQSALKPGEAYYKMMVVGGRVYGLFVTSGSGEARTFDTGIDPATLSRNVQAIRDTIVKVENGQQVNYPFDLDKSRALYKTLFGAVEDLLPQTRHLVFEPDGAMLQLPPTVLVSGDKGIEAYKARMESPDGDPFDFTGVEWLGRGREVSIAVSPRGFLDIRKLAASTAPRNYLGLGHNAKPAARPVTAVADECDWPLATWQNPISADELYYAQKKLGAGGSAVKTDAAFSDSALLAESDLDQYRVLHFATHGLVTAPRADCPARPALVTSFGDMGSDGLLSFREIFDLKLNADLVILSACDTAGMATVAASREAGVTSGGNYALDGLVRAFVGAGARSVIASHWPVPDDFDATKRLIGGVIEAKPGQDLADALSGAQTRLMDDPNTSHPFYWAAFIILGDGAKPLVSGKAAMSAPDPVR, from the coding sequence GTGAGCCCGCGCCGGATGCTTTCCGCGAAGAACAGTCGTCTTGGGGGCCACTTCGCGAAGACGACCCTTTCGATCGCCGCACTTGCTTGTGCCATGCCGGCAGTCGCCGGAGGAACCGGCCAGCCGCTGTCGGTGCGCAATTCCTTCCGCATAGGATCGTCGGGCGTGACCTGCACCGCGCAGAACGCTCCTCTCGACAAGCGGCTTGGTGGCATCTTCGACCGTGGCTATCGGCTGAGTTGTCGCGATGCCGCAGGCGCTGTGGGCACGCTGATCGCAGTGCGGCGCGAGGTGTTGCCTGGGAGCGAGCCGACCGGGCTTTCCGGCGTTACGCTTGCTTGCGGGGCGGACGGGTTTGTCGCGATCGATGCGGTCGGCCGTGTGAATGCCGCCAATTGCCGGGATCAGGACGCCAACGTCGAATACAAGCGCTATGCCGTCACCCGGCGCGGCGTGACCTATTTCGTCGAGGGGCTTGCCGGGTACGATCCAGCCCTGCGCCTTGCGCTGGCGAGCGTCGTGAACGACGCACCCGTGCCGGGTGAAATACGTGTCGCAACGACCGAAGTAAGCGACCCGGCCGCCTTCGCCCGGGTACAGGCCGGTCAGCTCGACCGCCTTGGCGCCCGCGACGAAGGGTATCTGCGCAACAACGGAGGCCGCTACGCGGAGTCGGCGGAGTTCTTTGAGGCTCTGGCGTCGAGGGACCGTGCCAGTGGCGGGGCGGGCCTTGCCGAAGCCCTTGCCAACCAAGGTCTCCAGCAGTCCAACCTCGGAAACTTCGCCGCGGCCGAACGCCTGTTTGGGCAGGCCGCTGCCGCGCCGGGCGGCAGGGATGGCGTGACGCAGCGACTCGTCCGCAACTACCGCGCGATCAACCAACTCAACCAGCGCAAGCCTGTGGCCGCGATCAACGCCCTGGCCGAACCCGTAGCGGCGGTGAGCGTCTCTTTCGACCGCGACAGCCTGGTGCTGGGGCTGATCAACATGCCCTTGGCGGAGCAGATCAACCGGGAGAGTTCGGCGCTCAAGCGCTTGGGCGCAGTCGACCCCGGATTGACCGAGACCGAGCGTGCCGAAATTCTCGATGCGCAGGCGGATTCCCTGCGCGCGACCGCAGCGCGGTTGCAGGGCAAGTACGACGTTGCGGTGACCGGCTTCGAGATCGCAGGCCGACGCCTGGATGCAGTTCGCGGCGGGCGCGTGGCTTCCGCTGGATGGTTGCGCTCCGAAATCCAGATTGAACTTGCTCTGTTGGCAGAGGCACAGGGCCGCAACGCCGATGCAGCAACCGCGTTTGACCGCGCCATCGCCATCATCGATAGCGCCTTCCCACAATCGCCCGCACTGCTTTCGGCGCAGGCGCGCAAGGCTGCGTGGCTGGGCCGCTCGGGCGACGAGGCGGGCGCGCTGGCGCTTTATGCCCATGTCGTGGATCAAAGCCTTGCCGTGCCGGATGCCGGTACCACCCTGCGCGATCTGCTGGGCCCCTATTTCGGCTTGCTCGCGAAGCGGAACGGTGCCGGTAATGCGAGCGCGATGTTCGCCGCCTCGCAAGTCCTCCAGCGTCCGGGTGTTGCCCAGACCCAGGCGGTTCTGGCGCGCCAGATGTCGGAGGGCAACGACGAGGCCGCGGCCCTGTTCCGTCTGTCGCTTGCCAGAAGCCGCGATATCGCGCGCACCGAGGCAATGGTCGAGCAGCTTTCCGCCTTGACCGGACTGACCGAGCAGCAGGCTGCATCACTCAAGGCGGCACAGGACAACCTGGCATCGCTCAAGCGTGACCAGACGGCGCTGGTGAGCAAGCTTGCAGCCTATCCTCGCTACAACGTCCTGGCGCCGAAGGGCGTGGAACTTGCCGAACTGCAATCCGCGCTCAAGCCGGGCGAAGCGTACTACAAGATGATGGTGGTCGGCGGACGGGTCTATGGACTGTTCGTCACGTCAGGGAGCGGCGAGGCGCGGACGTTCGATACCGGGATCGATCCGGCGACCTTGTCTCGCAATGTCCAGGCGATCCGCGATACGATCGTCAAGGTGGAGAACGGCCAGCAGGTCAATTATCCTTTCGACCTCGACAAGTCGCGCGCCCTCTACAAGACGCTGTTCGGTGCGGTGGAAGACCTTCTGCCCCAGACCCGCCACCTGGTGTTTGAACCGGACGGCGCGATGCTGCAGCTTCCTCCCACAGTGCTGGTGTCGGGAGACAAGGGCATCGAGGCCTACAAGGCCCGGATGGAAAGCCCCGATGGCGATCCGTTCGACTTCACCGGGGTCGAGTGGCTTGGACGCGGCCGGGAAGTTTCCATCGCCGTCAGTCCGCGCGGATTCCTCGACATCCGCAAGCTGGCCGCATCGACCGCGCCGCGCAACTACCTTGGTCTGGGGCACAATGCGAAGCCGGCCGCGCGCCCGGTTACCGCAGTCGCGGATGAGTGCGACTGGCCGCTTGCGACGTGGCAGAATCCGATCTCTGCCGACGAGCTGTACTATGCCCAGAAGAAGCTTGGTGCGGGAGGCAGCGCGGTCAAGACCGACGCCGCGTTCAGTGACAGCGCCTTGCTGGCGGAGAGTGACCTCGACCAGTATCGCGTTCTGCACTTTGCCACGCATGGACTGGTCACTGCGCCGCGCGCCGACTGTCCTGCGCGCCCTGCGCTGGTGACCAGCTTTGGCGACATGGGCTCCGATGGCCTCCTGAGCTTCCGCGAGATCTTCGACCTGAAGCTCAACGCGGACCTCGTAATCCTCTCCGCGTGCGACACGGCCGGTATGGCGACTGTGGCGGCAAGCCGGGAGGCCGGCGTGACCTCGGGCGGGAACTACGCCCTCGATGGCCTCGTCCGTGCGTTCGTGGGGGCTGGTGCGCGTTCGGTCATTGCCAGCCACTGGCCGGTGCCCGACGACTTCGACGCGACCAAGCGCCTCATCGGCGGCGTCATCGAAGCGAAACCGGGACAGGATCTTGCCGATGCCCTGTCGGGCGCACAGACCCGGCTGATGGACGACCCCAACACATCGCATCCGTTCTACTGGGCAGCGTTCATAATCCTCGGCGACGGGGCGAAGCCGCTGGTGTCGGGGAAGGCTGCGATGTCCGCTCCTGATCCGGTCCGGTAA